cgaccatcttctggctggatctcgcttcgtgccactattcaaaggacgtgttggagtggtacgaagccaacggggtcaccttcgtgccaaaggaaatgaacccgaccaacgcgccggagcttcgcccaatagagaaatattgggcgattatgaagcaggccctccggaagaacccaaaagttgtcaaatcggaggcggacttcaagagaaaatggatttctgttaaaaaaaaaactacaacctgacgttgtacagaaccttatggacggggtaaagaggaaggtgcgagcatacgggcttgggctcgaagtatgaataaaaagaaaatgccaaaagttgtttaatagtttttattttactgtctaaaattttcaaaaggatcggtctaccgggcgaatttctacagcgttttttccgtgatgcaatttgatgtgacacaccctttagactacgtttgtgagtactttattatgcttcgatataacgtacaattcgttacaacgtacaattttgaaagtgaaatgtacgttatatcgaagtttacctgtattaaagaaaaattgataattgtgttcggtattggtaattatcttatattacattggtgagttttttttttatttatttcatccatacataacacaggagccatctcgtctaggatcacaaaaggcagttttcatcatatctcgttccacttcggtatcttttatctgatacgcaccatccaacgactgtttaccatccttctgtcatcatcactcggtaaacactggtggagttaacaaacaatacccaacaaccaaacaaaacggcccttttcagggccaccaaatcattatcaaagagttttacgatgtaatactttaaacatatccaaaatcaacagatagtctaatggaatcctacgtcaactatgcggtcgtgtctcggacacgaccctcctgtgacttttttttatcccatttatttatttaaggctcattagcattttagctgtaacatagctgagttttaatcgtgtacatgtcacatggttatcatatctattaattagcacattacacagttgccattcgccagtatttatTCTATAcaattacatatggtacattcacacagtagccatttaggcgtaagagtattctttctgttcttccattatccagttggaccaccggacagcggagacagttgattgatcattgttgagttatttatagaacagcagcccgatgtgtcttgcagagcagagcagttgtatggatgaatcgatcttatttcgaccgtggatcgatctccatcgctgatgattgttgcgtggacgtagttattctgtaacaacacaaagatggtcaatgagggccctgagttttgaactcacgattgatcgcttactaagcgaacgcgcaaccaatgtggctacggagaccccccatcgctctttttcgttcgacgacatttttccaaatttacgaaaaattgacagtgaagcatggccaacgtgatctatacactcttatctgactataagcgaaagctgaagatataattcctaaaaattaaatttctacagcgttttttccgtgatgcaatttgatgtgacacacactttattccatcatgacaacgctgGTCCTTATGCTGCTGTTCGAGTTAAAAACCATTTGCAAAATAGTGGATGGGAAATTCTGGTTCACCCGTCCTATAGCCCAGATGTTGCTCCGATTACCAATTGTTTCGATCGATTCAGAATGCTTTGAGTGGAATACACTTTACTTCAGAACAGGATATCAAAAATTGACTAGATTCATTCTTGGCTTCGAAAAATGACCGATTCATTCGCAATGGAATTCGTAAATTCCCTGAAATATGGGAGAAAGTAGTGAAATAGTGGTACATTTATGTTACTATTCgaataaatgtgtttttatgTGTTTTGTTTAATTGAATTCAGAGCATAAACAGCAAAAGTATCGTGGAAAATAACGGAAGAATAAAACATTACCTTGTTGAcgaaaaatttgatttcataTATTGCCCATTTTACAAGCTAAACAAAGTCCGAAAGCACTCATACACACAAAGTCTTATCAAAATATCATGAAAAATCTACTATGAGAAGGTATCGAAATAAAATCGCAGACTACTTTCGCTAGTTACTAATTGTACTGATCCTCATCATCATAAACGTAAATGTAGGGATTGCTCTCTATCGTTAAAATATCTTTCTCTAGCTCCTTCAATCCTTTCTCCAGTTTGGCCTTGCGGATCATTTTCGGCACAGTATcaatcagcagtggaagactttgGTACTCTTGCTGCAAATTCTCCCAGTTTTTCTTCAATCCCTAGAATCAAAAgtggtttttttatatttattaagTAATCCGTATTTTGCTAACTAACCTTAAGAAGTTCTAGACGTTCCTCCTGCGAGATCGCCAGGCAGTCCTGTTTCTGTTCGCTACTTTTAGCGACCAAGTGTTGTTTCTGGGCGTCCAACTCTTTCTTACGGCGCTGTAGGTATTGTGGTATTTTACCATACTTTGGCTGGCACTTGTACACGGGCATGAGACCGGATTTTTCCAAATCGTGATAGTCGCCCTTGCGAGTATCGGCATACCGTGGGCGGACCTTTCTGGGGCTCGTGTTCACCACCTTTTTAATGTTTTCGACCTTGAAATTGACGCTTTTCGTTGTCGCCTGCTGGTTCGCACAACCCGTCTCGTCCTTTTTCGGCACGGGTGGTCTGTGGCCAGTGCAGAGCCTAACCGGTGCCGATTTGGTGGCCCGATAGCGAACGCCACAGTTTTTCTTGAGGAATTCGTCCGGCTTCTGGAGGGGAGTTTTGGCGTAGCCCATCGTTCGGTGGGCATCCTTGCAGGATTTCGTCTCTCGGCGAACCTGATGCTCGAAGCGGGAATGATACAGCGGTGGGTTTGGCGGACGCTCCGGGGGTTTTTTCTCCACGTTGTAAATGTTTTCGTTGTGATAATAGATTTTGACAATTGACATGGCTGGGAAATTATTGCAACCGAAAACTCGGGTAAAACTAGTAATATCGGCGAAATAACAGGCTAGAAAAAGGCGAAGGTGTTCTCGAAACGAATGTTCTAGTGTCAACTTATTTGCGAGGAAGAAACAAATGGTGTTTCGTAGCAACCGTTGACCCTGAGGGAGCTTCGAACATCATAGCCAAGGATTCCGTAGCAGCATACGTGTGGCTTTGATTTGGTGTGTTTCGGCGGGAACAGTGAGACGCATGCGCCCCATCGATTTGCTGACTACGATACGACTTCGAATGATTGGCACGGCTCTGGCGGAACTCTTTTGCAAAAGTATAGTTGAATGGAAGCGAATTATATGCGTTAAGAAAATAAACGCACCCGGATAGGATTTTTTTCCCttgatttatttaattaggctcatGTGGATAAAGAGCGATTATCTAGCAGTATATTATGAAACTATTTAAATATATTAcaactacataattattaacttaagtataattagctaaaactaaagaataatatttcataaaaaaatataatttattccttcgttgcctcgtcggtattatccttgtctggaacagtgGCTGTGGTGGGTCTTAACAACTACATCGCTAGGTGATGTAGCAtcggtatcctttggtagtgagtgcctccttgCTATGTTTatagctcctgtaatgatcttatctcaacgggtactaagttctgcttatgtaaaaggaaaggaagggagaatgAACAAGTGGGGTAGGAAAACCGACCTAAATAATAATATTAGTgccttttaggaagacatatatgtgAACCTAAAATTAAGGTCGCGGGTAGGTAAGATATCGCAAATtggcatgcgtgagtgtactcctcgagcctctaaatcggcaaccagtttgattctttcattgcaaaattcattacatgaccgaacaacgtgctcgatgccATGATATCCtcgaccacaattgcataaattgttagtagcaagccctatgcggaagagatgcgcatttagcgcggaatgattggacatcaatctggacatagttctGATAAAATCTCTGTCAAGgccttcgttgaaactttgggAATAATATAGCATAGTATCTTCCAAGAtcatctctgttccattggttttgccaactggAGAGTGACTGCTGTCGCTAAATGGAGAAGAATTCCACCAAAACTCAAACATATCATATtattacttgcaaataacatgtttctccgttacttggaataaatgtttgatacagaaaatgtgaTAGTATAAAGACAGCCCCTAAACAATTCCTTCCTtccaattccaacatttttatttgtatagatagaagaagatatatgagtgcgtttcatcacctgaaaatccatttccagtttcgaacaaagatcaatttcgttagcgcaaacatcaaatggactaacaacgcttgtcactatgtaattgtagaacatataagaatttaattttccgaattttccctgttTCCTTGAGAGGTTTCCAAAAATTTGCAATTGTCAtgcttggttggaatatttttggtttaaatatgtgtaatatttttatcggaccccctcttcattccagaggagggaggggtagaaacatttctcatacccaaaaaccgtcacatcccaaattgtacttgattagttctcgagttatgcagaagtttgtgtttcatttgtatgggagccccccttagaaaggggggaggagtgtattcactattgaaacgtttcatgccccgtaaaaccttcacatgccaaatttggcttcatttgcttgattcgttctcgagttatgcagaaatttgtgtttcatttctatggcagaaccccctcccccccttaaagagggagtggagtgtctaaccaccatagaaacatttattgcgccctaaaacctccatatacttaatttagtttcatttgcttcattaattctcgagtaatgcagatatttgtgtttcatttgtatggctgtatatttgtttcttataagTTTTCCCCttgtacatttagaatcaaatcaaacaccaagatatttgaacgatggttttgttgaacaattGAAGCTGAAGTTCGGGAGGTCGGTGCATCCTAGAAAATACAACCATTTCCGTTTCCGTTGATAATTCAATATCTAGCATCACAGTTCAAATAGCTAaattatttaaagaaatttacAGCGATTTTTGCGAATCAATAGTTCTAGTAGTTTTAGATACAAcactatcatctgccagttgtCTCAAAGTACATCCTTCTGCAAGATGATTTTCTATATCATTAATATAGAAATTATGCAGAAGAGGACTTAAGCAAGAGCCTCGAGggagacccatataactattccTAGAACGGCACAATTTCCATGAGAAAAGTGCATGTGCTTTTCGAATAACAGATTAAACAGAAAGTTGTTTAAGATGAGCGGAGGATCTTTTTTTCCAATAAGTTACGAATGCAAGATAACATggctattcttcttcttcaatggcactaacgctcctagaggaacttcgccgtctcagcgtagtattacttgcgtcattttttattagtacttagttgagatttctatgccaaataacacgccttgaatgcattctgaatggcaagctctagaatacgagtgatcacagtgcaagtcggaggaaatttctttgacgaaaaatttcccagaccagaacgggaatcgaacccgaacacccggcatgttagttatgacgctaactactcggccacgggagcaacatGGCTATTGGTCTGTATGAATTATGGCAGAAAGCTTATTCGGTTTTCGAATGGCGTTTACTCTCACTTGTTTCCATTCGATAGGGACAATATTCTGCTCAATAAACTTATTGACTAGTCTAAATAAATGTTTTAGCGACGTTTGGAAGGTTCTTCAAAAGATTAAATTTTATTCCATCGGAACCAGGGGCTGAATTATTGCACGAAAGAAGTGCAAGTGAGAATTCAGTCATTGAAAACAGAGGCTCGTTATTACTATTGGAGAACGATATATTACGAGATATGTCTTCTGCAGGGACGATATCCGGACaaacatttttggcaaaatcaagaatccatcGGTCGGAATaatctttgtttttgtttcgcaTATTCCTGGCTGTGTTCCACAGGGTACCCGTAGATGTTTCCCTGGATAGGATCGAAGGGAACCAAACATAATTGCGATAATCGACTAAATTATACATTCGTTTTGCATAATgttcattatttgtttttttgacaaACCCTATAAGAGATGTTAATTATTCAGATGTTATTATGATTATTTAAACTATAGAGTTTTATCAATGGCCCATTACGTTTTTGCACGTCAGAATAGCGTTGAATGATAGCGAAACTAGGTACTTGAACAACTCATTCAACTGTACATCTTCGACATGTGCCAAACGTTACGTTAACTGCTTCATCGTTCCGGCGACGGCAGTATGAACTGGAGGCATATAGCAATGCAAATTTTCAAACGCATTATTTTTAGAACCTTTGATATCCGCTATGCTActgggaattaaattttgagAGAAGACTTTATACATGATTTTTGAGAGTAATGATTCTCCCACAATTTGTAAATGAATTTGGTGACACTCAATTAGATATTTGCATAACGATTCTAGAGTCGATTTCAAGTCGTTCGTCACGGTTCTGGTAACGGCACCCACACAGGAATCTCATAGCGTACTTATAACAGAACAGGTTTCATCATCTGCAACTATTTCTTTTGaaatgatctttttttttcatttggtgTTGTTGTTAAACACAACGATTTTATTGATGCGCTCAGTAAATTAGTTCAGCAGCATTAGTTCAGTA
The Toxorhynchites rutilus septentrionalis strain SRP chromosome 2, ASM2978413v1, whole genome shotgun sequence genome window above contains:
- the LOC129768740 gene encoding enkurin-like, which codes for MSIVKIYYHNENIYNVEKKPPERPPNPPLYHSRFEHQVRRETKSCKDAHRTMGYAKTPLQKPDEFLKKNCGVRYRATKSAPVRLCTGHRPPVPKKDETGCANQQATTKSVNFKVENIKKVVNTSPRKVRPRYADTRKGDYHDLEKSGLMPVYKCQPKYGKIPQYLQRRKKELDAQKQHLVAKSSEQKQDCLAISQEERLELLKGLKKNWENLQQEYQSLPLLIDTVPKMIRKAKLEKGLKELEKDILTIESNPYIYVYDDEDQYN